In the genome of Leptospira dzoumogneensis, one region contains:
- a CDS encoding FKBP-type peptidyl-prolyl cis-trans isomerase, giving the protein MNLKRIYILTAILISAFVLSLGVFAQNGLVIKDIKKGTGKEAFNGSNVTVHYTGWLTNGKKFDSSKDRGTPFRFDLGAGQVIRGWDKGVQGMKEGGVRKLTIPPEMGYGSSGAGTIPPNSTLIFEVELLKVY; this is encoded by the coding sequence ATGAATTTAAAAAGAATCTATATATTAACCGCAATTTTAATCTCGGCATTCGTTTTGAGCCTGGGTGTATTCGCTCAAAATGGTCTGGTGATTAAAGATATCAAAAAGGGGACAGGAAAAGAGGCCTTCAATGGGTCTAACGTAACCGTTCATTATACCGGCTGGCTTACCAACGGAAAAAAATTCGATAGCTCCAAAGACAGAGGAACTCCGTTCCGCTTCGATTTGGGTGCCGGACAAGTGATCCGTGGCTGGGACAAAGGGGTCCAAGGTATGAAAGAAGGCGGGGTTCGTAAATTGACTATCCCTCCGGAAATGGGTTACGGAAGCTCCGGAGCGGGGACTATCCCTCCGAATTCTACCTTGATTTTCGAAGTAGAATTGCTGAAAGTTTACTGA
- a CDS encoding PAS domain-containing sensor histidine kinase: MNQEHTLASTTSSQYRTLFEHQPLAAFLVEADGTIALVNQKFEDISGRKKSEIQGRMKWSQFAHPDDTESLTDAFMDRFRNEVPKVFSARTRLLSANGYKKVYVRANRIPTEEGRVLVQIQELDEEGLLKDYSLEDSDYRWRSFLMEGMDFVVIMDLNGNVLFINKTFTGVPAEEIQGKNFFEVLKTSDALKLQAVIARVLNTGNPEAFEEWSSFTGKRSHYYIRISPVTKQREISAILLAISDTTQQKESDSDRLRRMESQRHRQKLEALGTLAAGVAHEINNPLTGILNYAELVRTQVEENESLSKNMEVIIRESERISGIVRSLLGFAHKEEGIKAHVSTGEILYSSIQLLLPFLVRDGIRIEGMESLVDADSEIPLVVGEPQKLKQVFLNLITNARDSLNEKYPFETDSKKIQVSQSIFQRGDTRFVRITVKDWGLGIGEENLNRIFDPFFTTKPTTVGTGLGLSVSYEIVREMGGDIEVESCEDESATFHIVIPASEKIS, from the coding sequence TTGAATCAAGAACACACATTAGCTAGTACAACTTCTTCCCAATATCGTACCTTATTCGAACACCAGCCATTAGCTGCTTTTTTGGTAGAAGCAGATGGAACCATCGCATTGGTAAACCAGAAGTTCGAAGATATCTCAGGACGTAAAAAATCAGAGATCCAAGGTAGAATGAAATGGTCCCAGTTCGCTCATCCTGACGATACGGAAAGCCTTACCGACGCATTCATGGACAGATTTAGGAACGAAGTCCCTAAAGTGTTTTCCGCAAGAACAAGACTTCTTTCCGCAAACGGATACAAAAAAGTATATGTAAGAGCAAATCGAATTCCAACGGAAGAAGGCAGAGTGCTCGTTCAAATACAAGAGCTGGATGAAGAAGGACTTCTAAAAGATTATTCCTTAGAAGATTCGGATTACCGCTGGCGTTCCTTTCTAATGGAAGGAATGGACTTCGTGGTTATCATGGACTTGAATGGGAATGTATTATTCATCAATAAAACATTCACAGGGGTTCCTGCGGAAGAGATCCAAGGTAAGAATTTTTTCGAAGTATTAAAAACTTCCGATGCATTAAAATTACAAGCAGTCATAGCAAGAGTATTAAACACAGGAAACCCGGAAGCATTCGAAGAATGGAGCAGCTTCACCGGAAAAAGAAGCCATTATTATATCAGGATCTCTCCGGTAACCAAACAAAGAGAGATCAGTGCGATCTTACTTGCGATCTCGGATACCACACAACAAAAAGAATCCGATTCGGATCGTTTGAGAAGAATGGAATCCCAAAGACATAGACAAAAATTAGAGGCCCTGGGGACCCTGGCCGCAGGTGTGGCACACGAGATCAATAATCCTCTTACAGGTATTTTAAATTACGCGGAACTAGTCCGTACCCAAGTAGAAGAGAACGAATCTCTTTCTAAAAATATGGAAGTGATTATCCGGGAAAGTGAAAGAATTTCCGGGATAGTAAGAAGTCTATTAGGTTTTGCTCATAAAGAAGAAGGTATTAAGGCCCACGTTTCTACGGGAGAAATTTTATATTCTTCCATACAACTTCTTTTGCCTTTTCTGGTCCGGGACGGTATCCGGATAGAAGGAATGGAAAGTTTGGTGGATGCGGACTCCGAGATCCCTCTCGTTGTAGGTGAACCCCAAAAACTAAAACAAGTTTTTCTAAACTTGATCACGAATGCGAGGGATTCACTGAACGAAAAATATCCTTTCGAGACGGATAGTAAGAAGATCCAGGTTTCTCAGTCCATCTTCCAGAGAGGGGATACTCGTTTTGTCAGGATCACCGTTAAAGACTGGGGACTTGGGATAGGCGAGGAAAACTTAAATCGGATTTTCGATCCATTCTTCACCACAAAACCAACTACGGTCGGAACAGGGCTTGGACTTTCAGTCAGCTATGAGATCGTCCGAGAAATGGGCGGAGATATAGAGGTAGAAAGCTGCGAGGACGAGTCCGCCACATTTCATATCGTGATCCCGGCTTCGGAAAAGATTTCTTGA
- a CDS encoding SpoIIE family protein phosphatase, producing MSEAEEKTSGTRAPFQSASRKDVIRILERITDAFLSLDRELRILYANFEAEKLLDIIRENLVGKRLPEILPQFNYTALFPAMIESMHTGLPKDLEILDSKENIWYEVRIFPSIEDIAVYLRDVTARKEGEVKLKESEERLSELVRTSLDSILSVNESMEIVMMNPAAEKLFGYSSWEVTGKSLEFLLPTRRRKYISKVLHQIGGNPDRGIFGPFRARRKNGTEPILEASVSKVNTSSGKGYTLILRDITDRISIQKKLRGTVEELKTVDRERLDLLQNLEAEVESRSQELSRFYRLMKEELNLAKRVQNSLLPPIDYSIPGVQTFVNYVPVMEVGGDWFDIFEFRPGVLRVILADATGHGVQAALVTMTIKGVYEPLKYLADSPVELIKGINTDYCRNFKNLQMYFSCFILDVDTIERKIRFASGGHPALLWKSRSGIKPLERTGSLLGLNSKMEYLEEEYDYSEGDSILMLTDGIFEEFDSEQNPFGEERIEKIYKESGLNGLELHSQIIKEMNAHLGEKEPQDDITLISLNLT from the coding sequence ATGTCAGAAGCAGAGGAAAAAACTTCCGGGACCAGAGCACCATTCCAATCCGCTTCTAGAAAAGACGTAATTCGGATCTTAGAAAGAATTACGGACGCATTCTTATCTTTGGACAGGGAACTTAGGATCTTATACGCAAATTTTGAGGCCGAAAAACTTCTGGATATTATCCGGGAAAATTTGGTGGGAAAAAGACTGCCCGAGATACTTCCCCAATTCAATTATACCGCTTTATTTCCCGCAATGATAGAGTCCATGCATACTGGACTTCCAAAAGATCTAGAGATATTGGATTCCAAAGAGAATATCTGGTACGAGGTCCGTATTTTTCCTTCTATCGAAGATATTGCCGTATATCTGAGAGATGTTACCGCCAGAAAAGAAGGAGAAGTAAAACTCAAAGAATCGGAGGAAAGACTTTCCGAACTTGTGAGAACTTCTTTGGATTCTATACTTTCAGTAAATGAATCCATGGAGATCGTGATGATGAATCCTGCAGCGGAGAAGTTATTCGGGTATTCTTCTTGGGAAGTGACCGGAAAATCCTTGGAATTTCTACTTCCTACCAGACGCAGGAAATATATTTCCAAAGTATTACACCAAATTGGCGGAAATCCTGACCGAGGGATTTTCGGTCCTTTTAGGGCCAGACGAAAGAATGGGACCGAACCAATTTTAGAAGCCTCCGTTTCCAAGGTAAATACTTCTTCCGGAAAAGGTTATACTCTTATACTTAGGGATATTACGGACAGAATTTCCATCCAAAAGAAATTAAGAGGTACCGTAGAGGAACTTAAAACAGTAGATAGAGAAAGGTTGGACCTGCTGCAAAATCTGGAAGCGGAAGTGGAGTCTCGTTCCCAGGAACTTTCCAGATTCTATCGTTTAATGAAGGAAGAATTGAATCTTGCTAAAAGAGTACAAAACAGTTTACTTCCACCGATCGATTATTCCATTCCAGGAGTTCAAACTTTTGTAAATTACGTTCCGGTAATGGAAGTGGGAGGGGATTGGTTCGATATATTCGAATTCCGTCCGGGAGTACTAAGAGTGATCTTAGCGGACGCAACAGGCCACGGGGTCCAGGCAGCACTCGTAACAATGACAATCAAAGGAGTTTATGAGCCTCTGAAATACCTGGCGGATTCTCCTGTGGAATTGATCAAGGGGATCAATACGGATTATTGCAGAAATTTCAAAAATCTGCAGATGTATTTTTCCTGTTTTATCTTAGATGTGGATACGATAGAAAGAAAGATCAGATTCGCATCCGGAGGACATCCTGCACTCTTATGGAAATCAAGATCAGGGATCAAACCTTTGGAAAGAACAGGATCTCTTTTAGGTTTGAATTCTAAAATGGAATATCTGGAAGAAGAGTATGATTACTCTGAAGGAGATTCCATACTGATGTTGACGGACGGTATCTTTGAGGAATTCGATTCCGAGCAGAATCCATTCGGAGAAGAAAGGATAGAAAAAATTTATAAAGAGTCCGGACTAAACGGTTTGGAACTTCATTCTCAGATCATAAAGGAAATGAACGCTCACCTGGGAGAAAAAGAACCTCAGGATGATATCACTCTGATTTCCCTAAACCTAACCTAA
- the pgsB gene encoding poly-gamma-glutamate synthase PgsB yields MSEFLILFPLLLVLLGFGFAEYILHISKRNKIPVRIHVNGTRGKSSVTRLIASGLKEGGFSVLAKTTGTIPRLILPDGSEKNIIRYGAPNILEQKFAIQEAVKLGADIIVLECMALVPFNQKVSEEKLIRATHAVVTNVREDHLEIMGPEKKDVALALSGSIPEAKILFTSEKEFYPFFQEICKRKNTEIIPTRLEKYSDLDYMQGFAYYEHPENVVLALEVCGSLGVKPEIAIRGMWSHSPDLGATFFVEYDLGTKTVAFANGFAANDPRSAASIWENAILEFPEYKYKVALVNCRKDRPERSEQMAKEILSWKKNPADLILIAGEETEVFKKTCSKFNLGNSKLEDLKYLNVKEILGFFERSLPADPVIVGLGNIGGLGLELLEYLKQKEILKS; encoded by the coding sequence GTGTCCGAATTTCTCATACTATTTCCATTACTTCTGGTTTTATTAGGCTTCGGATTTGCAGAATATATTCTTCATATTTCCAAAAGGAATAAGATCCCGGTCCGTATCCATGTAAACGGCACTCGGGGAAAAAGTTCCGTCACAAGACTGATCGCATCCGGTTTGAAAGAGGGTGGATTTTCCGTTCTTGCTAAAACCACGGGCACTATTCCAAGGTTGATATTGCCTGACGGTTCGGAAAAAAATATCATCAGATACGGCGCTCCCAATATTTTAGAACAGAAGTTTGCGATACAAGAAGCAGTCAAACTAGGCGCGGATATAATCGTTTTAGAATGTATGGCACTTGTTCCATTCAACCAAAAAGTTTCGGAAGAAAAATTGATCCGTGCTACGCATGCAGTCGTCACGAATGTAAGAGAAGATCATTTGGAAATTATGGGACCGGAGAAGAAGGACGTGGCTTTGGCTCTGAGCGGTTCCATTCCGGAAGCCAAAATATTATTCACTTCCGAAAAGGAGTTTTATCCGTTCTTCCAAGAGATATGTAAAAGAAAAAATACAGAGATCATTCCGACTCGTCTTGAAAAATATTCGGATCTAGACTATATGCAAGGTTTTGCATATTATGAACATCCTGAAAATGTGGTTTTGGCCTTAGAAGTATGTGGATCTTTGGGAGTAAAACCTGAGATCGCAATCAGAGGAATGTGGTCCCATTCTCCGGATTTAGGAGCTACATTTTTTGTAGAATACGATCTTGGAACAAAAACCGTCGCATTTGCAAACGGTTTTGCAGCGAACGATCCAAGATCTGCAGCAAGTATTTGGGAAAATGCGATCCTAGAATTTCCTGAATATAAATATAAAGTTGCTCTCGTGAATTGTAGAAAAGACAGACCGGAAAGATCGGAACAAATGGCAAAAGAAATACTTTCTTGGAAAAAAAATCCGGCAGACTTGATCTTGATTGCGGGAGAAGAAACTGAAGTATTCAAAAAGACCTGTTCGAAATTCAATTTGGGAAATTCTAAATTAGAGGATCTGAAATATCTGAATGTTAAGGAAATATTAGGCTTTTTCGAAAGGTCTCTGCCTGCCGATCCAGTGATAGTCGGGCTTGGGAATATAGGTGGTCTAGGTTTAGAACTTCTGGAATATTTAAAACAAAAGGAAATACTAAAAAGCTAA
- the pgsC gene encoding poly-gamma-glutamate biosynthesis protein PgsC → MDLLSISIGLGLGISLFFSEFFGIAGGLVVPGYFALQLQNPISILLTLSVSLCVFGLGKIISKFVILYGKRRTAILLLLGFVLDAIGNEWIFPGIFKEMIHFDSEVRAVGHIIPGLIAVWMDRQGWLETLASLLTASVIVRLILILFLGKELLP, encoded by the coding sequence ATGGACTTATTGAGTATTTCCATAGGATTAGGACTTGGGATCAGTTTATTCTTTTCCGAATTTTTCGGGATAGCAGGCGGGCTTGTGGTTCCGGGTTATTTTGCATTGCAGCTCCAGAACCCGATCAGTATTCTTCTTACATTATCGGTGAGCCTATGTGTTTTCGGTTTAGGAAAGATAATTTCAAAATTTGTAATATTATACGGAAAAAGAAGGACTGCGATCCTATTACTTCTTGGATTCGTATTGGATGCGATAGGGAACGAATGGATATTTCCCGGTATTTTTAAAGAAATGATCCATTTTGATTCGGAAGTAAGGGCAGTTGGTCATATCATTCCCGGGCTTATCGCGGTCTGGATGGATAGACAAGGCTGGCTGGAGACTCTTGCATCTTTACTCACTGCTTCCGTGATCGTCCGTTTGATACTAATCCTATTTCTCGGAAAGGAGTTATTGCCTTGA
- the pgsW gene encoding poly-gamma-glutamate system protein, whose translation MYWKSSNKSVLYYLVLAVFSIFGMYMVEHFHSEKIQPNFSEKIEAAKLTAKVFEEIKHYKESKGKKIDLKFDPSGSGLIGEFFTPVTSNLGSLRAKQTSINPNFGALILEYLIQAGVQKGDTVAVSLSGSFPALNIAVYSAAKVLELKLVIISSLTSSQWGANDPEFLWPDMEIWLYSRGIFPYKSLAYSWGGIEDQAFGISEKGSKLLQNSASKNSLPMLHSKNYSESLEERIGLYSATIPLSGYKVYINVGGGTVSVGTKKNAGEFSPGLNLKHPVIRDGRDSVMRRFANEGIPVIHLVRVEELAIQNGFTIQPKKLPEIGEGKIFRRSEYDLRLGTSVLVGILVLLYVFFKRDSFIEEDRDESL comes from the coding sequence ATGTATTGGAAATCTTCTAACAAATCCGTTCTATATTATCTGGTTTTAGCGGTATTTTCCATTTTTGGAATGTATATGGTGGAACATTTTCATTCTGAAAAAATTCAGCCGAATTTTTCGGAAAAAATAGAAGCCGCCAAACTCACTGCAAAAGTATTCGAAGAAATTAAACATTATAAAGAATCCAAGGGTAAAAAGATAGATCTGAAATTTGATCCTTCCGGTTCGGGATTGATCGGCGAATTTTTTACGCCAGTTACAAGTAATTTAGGTTCTCTTAGAGCAAAACAAACTTCTATCAATCCGAATTTTGGTGCATTGATTCTGGAATATTTAATCCAAGCCGGGGTCCAAAAAGGGGATACTGTTGCAGTTTCTCTTTCCGGTTCTTTTCCCGCATTGAATATTGCGGTGTATTCTGCCGCAAAAGTTCTGGAACTAAAACTTGTGATCATCTCCAGTTTGACTTCTTCCCAATGGGGAGCGAACGATCCTGAATTTTTATGGCCGGATATGGAGATATGGCTCTACTCTCGGGGAATTTTTCCCTATAAGTCCTTGGCCTATAGTTGGGGAGGAATAGAAGACCAGGCATTCGGGATCTCTGAAAAAGGGTCGAAGCTTCTACAAAATTCCGCTTCTAAAAACTCTCTCCCAATGTTACATTCCAAAAATTACTCGGAAAGTCTGGAAGAAAGAATAGGTCTGTATTCCGCCACAATCCCTCTTTCCGGATACAAAGTTTATATCAATGTCGGTGGGGGAACTGTTTCTGTAGGAACTAAGAAGAATGCAGGAGAATTTTCTCCCGGTCTAAATCTAAAACATCCAGTCATTCGTGATGGAAGAGATTCAGTCATGAGGCGTTTTGCAAATGAAGGAATTCCAGTCATTCATTTGGTTCGAGTAGAAGAACTTGCCATCCAAAACGGATTTACCATCCAACCTAAAAAACTTCCGGAAATTGGAGAAGGCAAAATTTTCAGAAGATCCGAATATGATCTTCGTTTGGGGACGTCAGTTTTAGTTGGAATATTAGTTTTATTGTATGTATTTTTTAAAAGAGATTCTTTTATAGAAGAAGATAGAGACGAATCTCTTTAA
- a CDS encoding alpha/beta fold hydrolase → MLQFGSDSKIATLPSGIRIAYRIFPGKSKVPLFCVHGLTGNLKNFEPIAQGLSKKGITVIVYDLRGRGNSDKPKEEYSARVHAQDLKELSTILGYSKISILSHSLGAWITLRFAEKFPSFLEKAVLIDGGGELSIKRKISNLLMIQGSLARLGRRIPSKEIYLQEAKKSPLLSVWNTNIQNFLLYELEPIGTLSPSLMPGDTFYGPVLCSIPPFVIDSELKNMGGAMRPAGIIARLFKDPKDFFKTVQENKVMPYSALRCPVLVIRALKPNFKPGDELLPSSAMDKMKEKIQTLKVYELADKNHYESVLLEDKERDQEIFKFLRS, encoded by the coding sequence ATGTTACAATTCGGTTCGGATTCCAAAATAGCAACTCTACCTTCCGGAATCCGAATCGCCTATCGGATCTTTCCAGGTAAATCCAAGGTCCCTCTTTTCTGTGTTCACGGTTTAACCGGAAATCTAAAAAACTTCGAACCGATCGCCCAAGGTCTTTCTAAAAAAGGGATCACAGTAATCGTATACGATCTGCGAGGCAGAGGGAATTCGGACAAACCTAAAGAAGAATATTCAGCCAGAGTCCATGCACAAGACCTGAAAGAACTCTCCACTATATTAGGATATTCTAAAATATCTATACTTTCCCACTCATTGGGTGCCTGGATCACTCTTAGATTTGCGGAAAAATTCCCCAGTTTCTTAGAAAAAGCGGTGCTGATAGACGGAGGCGGGGAACTTTCCATCAAACGTAAAATTTCCAATCTGCTTATGATCCAAGGTTCTTTGGCTCGTCTGGGTAGAAGGATCCCTAGCAAGGAAATATACCTGCAAGAAGCTAAAAAGTCTCCATTACTTTCCGTTTGGAATACGAATATTCAAAATTTCTTATTATATGAATTGGAACCGATCGGAACTTTATCTCCGTCTCTAATGCCTGGAGATACTTTTTATGGACCGGTTCTTTGTTCCATTCCCCCATTTGTGATCGATTCAGAATTAAAAAATATGGGTGGAGCAATGAGGCCTGCAGGTATTATAGCGAGGCTTTTCAAAGATCCTAAGGATTTTTTCAAAACTGTCCAAGAAAATAAGGTAATGCCTTATTCCGCATTACGCTGCCCGGTTCTTGTGATCCGCGCTCTAAAACCGAACTTTAAACCGGGGGATGAACTTTTACCTTCTAGCGCTATGGACAAGATGAAAGAGAAGATCCAAACTTTGAAAGTTTACGAATTAGCGGATAAAAACCATTATGAATCCGTATTATTGGAAGATAAGGAAAGAGACCAGGAAATATTCAAATTTCTGAGATCTTAA
- a CDS encoding DUF445 domain-containing protein: MDLSFFSQNKELIGIIMMPFTYGFVGWFTNVVALKMTFYPLEFVGIPPYLGWQGIVPKKAQKLALKSVNIMTERLIKVEDFFSKVDPDQLETEFQPVLNDLIPSATHEIVHHINPILRKHLENGHGEEIVRAVQEKCAHTVKNIMTQVKENVSSVFNFRSLVLRKLTGPNVERIVNIFEEVGSKEFKFIEHCGWALGGVLGILQAILWNYLPIWWTLPIQGIIVGYITNWVALTMIFRPLYEKRVGPIKYRGLFIARQEEVSKKYSNVFATQVLTARNVLEEILYKRAARTLVETIQVETESAASRLNLAGQLDEENKGEDSDFENTKKEVIRKVSDSLAGSSTKLETYMGRAMSIENNMFKRMKDLPPEEFEPILRSAFQEDEYVLILIGSVLGAIVGLVQGIYMIAV, from the coding sequence ATGGATCTGTCCTTCTTCAGTCAAAACAAAGAATTGATCGGGATCATTATGATGCCCTTCACCTACGGATTCGTGGGTTGGTTTACCAACGTGGTAGCCTTAAAAATGACATTTTATCCCCTCGAATTTGTGGGAATTCCTCCTTATCTAGGATGGCAGGGGATCGTTCCGAAGAAGGCCCAGAAATTGGCCCTTAAATCCGTGAATATCATGACAGAGAGGCTCATCAAGGTAGAGGACTTTTTCTCCAAAGTGGATCCGGATCAATTGGAGACCGAGTTCCAACCTGTTCTAAATGATCTGATCCCTTCTGCCACTCATGAGATCGTTCATCATATCAATCCGATCTTAAGAAAACATTTAGAGAACGGACATGGAGAAGAGATCGTAAGAGCGGTACAAGAAAAATGCGCTCATACGGTAAAAAATATCATGACCCAGGTGAAGGAGAATGTATCCTCCGTTTTCAATTTCAGGTCACTGGTATTACGTAAACTCACAGGTCCGAATGTAGAAAGGATCGTAAACATATTCGAAGAAGTCGGTTCTAAAGAATTCAAATTTATAGAACATTGCGGCTGGGCTTTAGGTGGAGTGCTCGGGATCTTACAGGCAATCCTTTGGAATTATCTTCCTATTTGGTGGACTCTTCCTATCCAAGGGATCATCGTAGGATATATTACGAATTGGGTGGCACTCACTATGATCTTCCGCCCTCTTTATGAAAAAAGAGTGGGACCGATCAAATACAGAGGACTATTCATCGCAAGACAGGAAGAAGTTTCTAAAAAATATTCTAACGTATTCGCGACACAAGTCCTTACCGCAAGAAACGTATTAGAAGAGATCTTATACAAAAGAGCCGCAAGAACTCTTGTAGAAACCATCCAAGTAGAGACTGAATCCGCCGCTTCTCGTTTGAACTTAGCCGGGCAGCTAGATGAGGAGAATAAGGGAGAAGATTCCGATTTCGAAAATACCAAAAAAGAAGTCATCCGCAAAGTAAGCGATTCTTTGGCAGGAAGTTCCACTAAACTCGAAACTTATATGGGAAGAGCGATGAGCATAGAAAATAATATGTTCAAACGTATGAAGGATCTCCCACCGGAAGAATTCGAACCTATTTTAAGATCCGCTTTCCAAGAGGATGAGTATGTTCTCATACTGATCGGTTCCGTTCTTGGAGCAATCGTAGGTCTTGTGCAAGGGATCTATATGATCGCGGTGTAA
- a CDS encoding sensor histidine kinase, with product MKSSFFPYWCILMDPSGLILETNLPLESWRQNPLSYFLHGTEKIQGEKGSAVLSWQPEKSPISFPGNIGIVATWTLTHGIFWIRMEPMEEGSDFLIENSFWKEFLSSDRPFRQIFETNQAIKWILDPDSGDILYANQAASQFYGYSQEELLRMKITDINIFTKEQIFEEMKQAAFEARQYFRFQHKLKSGEIREMEVYSGPLQFGGKRVLFSILYDVTERVRAISSLEESERRYRSLVESASDSIIITDFETKILEVNRRLSELLEYTKEELKTFTLKDILDEDSFADAVNRIPILEIGKPVILNRRFKSKSGRIIEADVNAVRIDESRYMGIVRDVTERNSMTRTLERSLKEKEAMLQEIHHRVKNNLQVVSSLLGLQYENTEDPNLKRILQECENRVKSMGFVHAELYRSENFAAVDLENYFTTVSSNLIRAYGGLPRIQLQLDLSSLEVSIERAIPLGLILNELLTNSLKYAFPEDRSGKIQVRIYREEPNIIFSYSDDGIGFRKENQNGSGTIGIQLIEILSRQLKANSEFTSENGVVFRLRIPDRNPGK from the coding sequence ATGAAGTCCTCATTCTTTCCATATTGGTGTATTCTAATGGATCCTTCCGGATTGATCCTTGAGACCAATCTGCCTTTGGAATCCTGGAGACAAAACCCTCTCTCTTATTTTTTACATGGAACGGAGAAGATCCAAGGGGAGAAGGGAAGCGCTGTCCTTTCTTGGCAGCCTGAAAAAAGCCCTATTTCATTCCCTGGGAATATCGGGATCGTCGCGACTTGGACGCTTACTCATGGGATATTTTGGATCAGGATGGAACCGATGGAAGAAGGTTCCGATTTTCTGATCGAAAATTCCTTTTGGAAGGAGTTCTTATCCAGCGACAGACCGTTCCGACAAATTTTCGAGACCAACCAAGCGATCAAATGGATCTTAGATCCGGACTCGGGAGATATTTTATACGCGAATCAGGCAGCGAGCCAATTTTACGGATACAGCCAAGAAGAACTCTTACGGATGAAGATCACGGATATTAATATCTTCACAAAAGAACAAATTTTCGAAGAGATGAAACAGGCCGCGTTCGAGGCCAGGCAATATTTCCGCTTCCAACATAAATTAAAAAGCGGAGAGATCCGTGAGATGGAAGTCTATAGCGGGCCTCTGCAGTTCGGAGGCAAAAGGGTTTTATTCTCCATTCTATACGATGTCACTGAAAGAGTGAGAGCCATTTCTTCTTTGGAAGAAAGTGAAAGAAGGTATCGTTCCTTAGTGGAAAGCGCCTCCGATTCCATCATCATTACGGATTTTGAAACTAAAATTTTGGAAGTGAACAGAAGATTATCCGAACTTTTGGAATATACCAAAGAAGAACTCAAAACATTCACATTAAAGGATATTCTGGATGAGGATAGTTTTGCAGACGCGGTAAATCGGATCCCAATATTAGAGATCGGTAAACCCGTAATTTTAAATAGAAGGTTCAAAAGTAAGTCGGGGAGAATTATAGAAGCGGATGTGAATGCGGTTCGGATAGACGAGTCTCGTTATATGGGGATCGTAAGGGACGTGACCGAAAGAAATTCTATGACAAGGACATTGGAGAGATCTTTAAAAGAAAAGGAGGCTATGCTCCAAGAAATCCATCATCGGGTCAAAAATAATCTACAAGTCGTATCCAGCCTTCTGGGCTTACAATATGAGAATACGGAAGATCCGAACTTAAAAAGGATCTTGCAGGAATGTGAGAACCGGGTCAAGTCCATGGGATTCGTTCATGCCGAATTGTATAGATCCGAAAATTTCGCGGCAGTCGACCTGGAAAATTATTTTACCACAGTTTCTTCCAACCTGATCCGTGCTTATGGAGGACTTCCCCGCATCCAACTCCAATTGGATCTAAGCTCCTTAGAGGTGAGCATTGAAAGAGCGATCCCTCTAGGACTGATCTTAAATGAACTTCTTACCAACTCGTTAAAATACGCTTTTCCGGAGGATCGTTCCGGAAAAATACAAGTCAGGATCTATAGAGAAGAACCGAATATCATCTTCTCATACTCAGACGACGGGATAGGATTTCGAAAAGAAAATCAAAACGGCTCCGGGACCATAGGCATCCAGCTCATCGAGATCTTGTCCAGGCAGCTTAAGGCGAACTCAGAATTTACTTCGGAAAATGGAGTTGTTTTTCGTCTTAGAATTCCGGACCGGAATCCAGGAAAGTAG
- a CDS encoding cyclic nucleotide-binding domain-containing protein, whose protein sequence is MQHTTEEILHQIYLFSSFSMDELARIAEKTKYKVLEQGDAVYQEGNDAKAFYVVMYGTLKILTSTEKGDDVNVTTIATGDHFGEFPFLDQGKRAGTVEAMERCELLEIPFDHLQHILDGDKELALKFYKGITNYLVKRMRLLTHDLAYARELKKRYS, encoded by the coding sequence ATGCAACACACTACAGAAGAAATCCTACACCAGATCTATTTATTTTCCAGCTTCTCTATGGATGAATTGGCTAGAATAGCTGAGAAGACTAAATACAAGGTGCTCGAACAAGGGGACGCAGTTTACCAAGAAGGAAACGATGCAAAAGCGTTCTACGTGGTAATGTACGGAACTCTAAAAATTTTGACCTCTACCGAAAAGGGTGACGATGTAAACGTAACTACGATTGCTACCGGCGATCATTTCGGAGAATTCCCATTTTTGGATCAGGGAAAAAGAGCAGGAACGGTAGAAGCAATGGAACGTTGCGAACTTTTGGAAATTCCTTTCGATCATCTACAGCATATCTTGGATGGAGATAAGGAACTCGCTCTTAAGTTTTATAAAGGGATCACCAATTATCTGGTGAAAAGAATGAGACTTTTGACTCATGACTTAGCTTACGCTAGAGAATTAAAAAAACGTTATTCGTGA